From Euzebya rosea, one genomic window encodes:
- a CDS encoding dihydrolipoyl dehydrogenase family protein — protein sequence MTPPSTTSSSREADFVVVGAGAAGLAAAWTAARKGHSVILVERHRLGGDCTWTGCVPSKALITEAKKVKAARDLGFEGDVPWDRVIGAVHDRRAHVSTDEDEPTLRSQGIEVLTGEASFTGPGRLSVDGTAVRASKAIVLATGTTAALPPVDGLADARPLTNDTVFELTTQPKRLAILGGGPIGLELGQAFQRLGTQVTVVEGESRVATKEEPEASAVIQEVLAGEGVAFELGSFVASVVRGPDAVTITTEDGRVVAADEVLVATGRQPVTDGLAVERAGVELTDRGFVKVDEKMRTTADDVFAVGDITGGLQFTHVGYDQGQLAVNNALGLIPMSYDDRVVPWVTYTEPEIGRVGLSEAQAFAEYGDHARVACMPIAETDRAKVTGETAGFVKLVAGPHTLVRGLAGGNLVGATIVAPPAGEMIHEVALAVKQKVITGRLAQMTHAYPSWSLAIRETAAQFFFEYRGREARAARAE from the coding sequence ATGACACCTCCATCGACCACCTCCTCCTCTCGCGAGGCCGACTTCGTGGTGGTGGGTGCCGGCGCGGCCGGCCTGGCCGCGGCGTGGACTGCGGCCAGGAAGGGGCACTCGGTGATCCTGGTGGAGCGGCATCGGCTGGGCGGCGACTGCACCTGGACGGGTTGCGTGCCGTCCAAGGCGCTGATCACGGAGGCCAAGAAGGTCAAGGCCGCACGGGACCTGGGGTTCGAGGGGGACGTGCCGTGGGATCGGGTGATCGGCGCGGTGCACGACCGGCGGGCCCACGTGTCGACCGACGAGGACGAACCGACGCTGCGCAGCCAGGGCATCGAGGTGCTGACCGGCGAGGCCTCCTTCACCGGCCCCGGCCGGCTGTCGGTCGACGGGACGGCCGTGCGTGCGTCGAAGGCGATCGTGCTGGCGACCGGGACGACGGCCGCGCTGCCGCCCGTCGACGGCCTTGCCGATGCCCGGCCGCTGACCAACGACACCGTCTTCGAGCTGACCACGCAGCCGAAGCGGCTCGCCATCCTTGGCGGTGGGCCGATCGGCCTGGAGCTGGGGCAGGCGTTCCAGCGCCTGGGCACGCAGGTCACCGTCGTCGAGGGCGAGTCGCGCGTGGCCACCAAGGAGGAGCCGGAAGCCTCCGCGGTCATCCAGGAGGTGCTGGCCGGTGAGGGTGTGGCGTTCGAGCTGGGGTCGTTCGTGGCCTCGGTCGTCCGGGGACCGGACGCCGTGACGATCACCACCGAGGACGGGCGGGTCGTGGCCGCCGACGAGGTGCTGGTCGCGACGGGCCGTCAACCGGTGACCGACGGCCTGGCGGTCGAGAGGGCCGGGGTGGAGCTGACCGACCGGGGGTTCGTGAAGGTCGACGAGAAGATGCGCACGACGGCCGACGACGTGTTCGCCGTGGGCGACATCACCGGCGGGCTGCAGTTCACCCACGTGGGCTACGACCAGGGCCAGCTGGCCGTGAACAACGCGCTGGGGCTGATCCCGATGTCCTATGACGACCGGGTGGTCCCGTGGGTCACCTACACCGAGCCGGAGATCGGTCGGGTGGGGCTGTCGGAGGCGCAGGCCTTCGCCGAGTACGGCGACCACGCCCGGGTGGCGTGCATGCCGATCGCCGAGACCGACCGCGCGAAGGTCACCGGCGAGACGGCCGGCTTCGTCAAGCTCGTCGCCGGCCCCCACACCCTCGTGCGGGGCCTGGCCGGCGGCAACCTGGTCGGCGCGACCATCGTCGCGCCGCCTGCGGGCGAGATGATCCACGAGGTCGCCCTGGCGGTGAAGCAGAAGGTGATCACGGGCCGCCTGGCCCAGATGACCCACGCCTACCCGTCGTGGTCGCTGGCGATCCGAGAGACGGCTGCGCAGTTCTTCTTCGAGTACCGCGGCAGGGAGGCTCGCGCGGCACGCGCGGAGTAG
- a CDS encoding DUF309 domain-containing protein, with protein MTDNPTASTTVPDRDRNAEGRPENARPRDRFGAPLPRDARNELVDRVEPEDVCTSVEQAHDTAADLFDQRRFFEAHEFFEWAWKGPVTPDEERTFYKGMAQLAVGYTHTQRGNARGAASLLQRGIDHVAPFAPTHAGVDVERAIEDARRFAALVKAEGPSADLAFPSFPRA; from the coding sequence ATGACCGACAACCCCACCGCATCCACCACCGTTCCCGACCGCGACCGCAACGCCGAGGGTCGGCCCGAGAACGCACGTCCCAGGGACCGCTTCGGCGCGCCCCTCCCCCGGGACGCACGCAACGAGCTGGTGGACCGCGTCGAGCCCGAGGACGTCTGCACCAGCGTCGAGCAGGCCCACGACACCGCCGCCGACCTGTTCGACCAGCGCCGGTTCTTCGAGGCCCACGAGTTCTTCGAGTGGGCGTGGAAGGGCCCCGTCACCCCCGACGAGGAACGGACGTTCTACAAGGGGATGGCACAGCTGGCGGTCGGCTACACCCACACCCAGCGCGGCAACGCCAGGGGGGCCGCCTCGCTGCTGCAACGGGGGATCGACCACGTCGCGCCGTTCGCCCCCACCCACGCCGGCGTCGACGTCGAACGGGCGATCGAGGACGCTCGTCGGTTCGCCGCGCTCGTGAAGGCCGAGGGCCCGTCCGCGGACCTGGCGTTCCCGTCGTTCCCGCGCGCATGA
- a CDS encoding response regulator, with protein MADPARPIRVLLVEDSPSDVALTQVVFGQAKTDIDLDVANDGVEALEYLERCGDAVASMPDLILLDLNMPRMGGHEVLDRLKAHELWRRIPVIVLTTSRAEADILGVYDRHANSYIAKPVDLPEFIEVVSRIESYWLSVVQLPTRTGS; from the coding sequence ATGGCTGATCCCGCTCGCCCGATCCGTGTCCTGCTGGTCGAGGACTCACCGTCCGACGTGGCGTTGACCCAGGTGGTGTTCGGGCAGGCGAAGACCGACATCGACCTGGACGTCGCCAACGACGGGGTCGAGGCGCTGGAGTACCTGGAGCGGTGCGGCGACGCGGTCGCCTCGATGCCCGATCTCATCCTCCTCGACCTCAACATGCCGCGGATGGGGGGCCACGAGGTGCTCGACCGGCTGAAGGCGCACGAGCTGTGGCGACGGATCCCCGTCATCGTGCTCACCACCTCCAGGGCCGAGGCCGACATCCTCGGGGTCTACGACCGGCACGCGAACTCCTACATCGCCAAGCCAGTGGACCTTCCCGAGTTCATCGAGGTCGTCAGCCGCATCGAGAGCTACTGGTTGTCGGTCGTCCAGCTGCCCACGCGAACCGGCTCGTGA
- a CDS encoding hybrid sensor histidine kinase/response regulator, producing MSRVVRRLLLVEDSPSDAALITSLVEERSAWDVVHVSSNTAAAAELENGSFDAVLLDLGLPDGEGLASVRSMRDSFDVPIIVLTARPEATWGTEVLRSGAQDFISKDEVDAAGLERALRYAVQRHAQVQQLGRAQQRLQRYARAVAHDVRTPIATIRGFAEMILVEEQTRGAGGSRTEDYAGRIVSQSKRLLDMAADLLEDATDDTEAVVDMTAGARWVEELLGSRMDALGAQMTITRLPRLHGKRTVLRQVLLNLSANVLDHAKGTDLEMRWSSMRRSDGGWDVILEDNGDDVPDALISLGQPLPVLPVEASASGHGLGLRVAAAGMAEHGGAVWLSRGRSGGLRATLEFPRSASTDPKPL from the coding sequence GTGAGCCGCGTCGTCCGGCGCCTGCTCCTCGTCGAGGACTCGCCGAGTGATGCCGCCCTGATCACGTCCCTGGTCGAGGAACGCAGCGCCTGGGACGTCGTGCACGTCAGCAGCAACACCGCGGCGGCCGCCGAGCTGGAGAACGGGTCGTTCGACGCCGTCCTGCTGGACCTGGGGCTTCCCGACGGCGAGGGACTGGCCTCCGTCCGCAGCATGCGCGACTCCTTCGACGTGCCGATCATCGTGCTGACCGCACGTCCCGAGGCGACGTGGGGCACCGAGGTCCTCCGTAGCGGAGCCCAGGACTTCATCTCCAAGGACGAGGTCGATGCGGCAGGCCTCGAACGGGCGCTGCGGTACGCCGTCCAGCGTCACGCCCAGGTCCAGCAGCTCGGACGCGCCCAGCAACGCCTGCAGCGCTACGCCCGCGCCGTCGCCCACGACGTCCGTACCCCGATCGCAACGATCCGTGGGTTCGCGGAGATGATCCTGGTGGAGGAGCAGACGCGCGGCGCCGGCGGCAGCCGGACAGAGGACTACGCCGGCCGGATCGTGTCGCAGTCCAAGCGGCTGCTGGACATGGCCGCCGACCTGCTGGAGGACGCCACCGACGACACCGAGGCCGTCGTCGACATGACCGCCGGCGCGCGCTGGGTCGAGGAGCTGCTGGGCAGCAGGATGGATGCGCTCGGTGCGCAGATGACCATCACTCGGCTGCCACGCCTCCACGGCAAGCGGACGGTGCTGCGCCAGGTCCTGCTGAACCTCAGCGCCAACGTGCTGGACCACGCCAAGGGCACCGACCTGGAGATGCGCTGGTCGTCGATGCGTCGAAGCGACGGGGGCTGGGACGTGATCCTGGAGGACAACGGCGACGACGTGCCGGACGCCCTCATCTCCCTCGGCCAGCCACTGCCCGTGCTTCCCGTGGAGGCCAGCGCCTCCGGGCACGGGCTCGGCCTGCGCGTCGCTGCGGCAGGCATGGCAGAACACGGCGGGGCCGTCTGGCTGTCCCGCGGACGCTCCGGCGGGCTGCGCGCGACGTTGGAGTTCCCGCGCTCGGCGTCGACCGACCCGAAACCCCTCTGA
- a CDS encoding cryptochrome/photolyase family protein yields the protein MTTELMWFRRDLRTHDLPALVAAADADRLACVFVLDPHLLDHDRVSPARKRYLRQALLDLDNRLGDLGGRLLVVLGDPREVVPALAADLDADVVHVTADHTPFAVARDDAVEQALADAGRTLERHDGVSIAPPGSVRTGSDSVYKVFTPFHRTWKARDHGEPLAPPSTLPRAPDGVGEVDAVAPTRVDQLDVTGPEEAWPDGGEGPARDRLEAWLDGPVDHYDDRRDVLGVPGTSRLCADLHMGCLSAREAWTRLDRRNPGQDTYATELAWRDFYLHVMAEWPDTASGAFRKEYRDLPWHDDDDAFEAWAEGQTGFPIVDAGMRQLAAMGWMHNRARMIVASFLCKDLLVDWRRGEAHFMANLVDGDTCSNNGGWQWAAGTGTDAQQFIRIFNPTTQGKRFDPDGAYVRRWVPELADLPDDRIHEPWTLSEEEQEDLGVIIGEDYPAPIVDHSDARQRALDWWSQAT from the coding sequence GTGACAACCGAGCTGATGTGGTTCCGGCGGGACCTGCGGACCCACGACCTGCCGGCGCTGGTGGCCGCCGCCGATGCCGACCGCTTGGCGTGCGTGTTCGTCCTCGATCCACACCTGCTGGACCACGACCGGGTGTCGCCGGCACGGAAGCGGTACCTGCGGCAGGCGCTGCTCGACCTCGACAACCGGCTGGGTGACCTCGGTGGACGGCTGCTGGTCGTCCTCGGCGACCCTCGCGAGGTGGTGCCGGCGCTCGCAGCGGACCTCGACGCCGACGTCGTGCACGTGACCGCCGACCACACCCCGTTCGCCGTCGCCCGCGACGATGCGGTCGAGCAGGCGCTGGCCGACGCCGGCCGGACGCTGGAACGCCACGACGGCGTGTCGATCGCGCCTCCCGGGTCGGTGCGCACGGGGTCCGACAGCGTCTACAAGGTGTTCACGCCCTTCCACCGCACCTGGAAGGCCAGGGACCACGGCGAGCCGCTGGCCCCACCCTCGACCCTGCCGAGGGCACCGGACGGCGTCGGCGAGGTCGACGCCGTGGCTCCCACCAGGGTCGACCAGCTGGACGTCACCGGTCCGGAGGAGGCCTGGCCGGACGGCGGCGAGGGACCTGCCAGGGATCGCCTGGAGGCGTGGCTCGACGGTCCGGTCGATCACTACGACGACCGGCGCGACGTGCTCGGGGTGCCCGGTACGTCCAGGCTGTGTGCCGACCTCCACATGGGCTGCCTGTCGGCCCGCGAGGCGTGGACGCGGCTGGACCGCCGGAACCCGGGCCAGGACACCTACGCCACGGAGCTGGCGTGGCGGGACTTCTACCTGCACGTCATGGCCGAGTGGCCCGACACCGCCAGCGGTGCGTTCAGGAAGGAGTACCGCGACCTCCCGTGGCACGACGACGACGACGCGTTCGAGGCCTGGGCGGAGGGACAGACCGGATTCCCCATCGTCGACGCCGGCATGCGACAGCTCGCCGCGATGGGCTGGATGCACAACCGTGCGCGGATGATCGTCGCGTCGTTCCTGTGCAAGGACCTGCTGGTGGACTGGCGCCGCGGCGAGGCCCACTTCATGGCCAACCTCGTGGACGGCGACACCTGCAGCAACAACGGGGGCTGGCAGTGGGCCGCAGGGACCGGCACCGACGCCCAGCAGTTCATCCGCATCTTCAACCCGACCACCCAGGGCAAGCGCTTCGACCCCGACGGCGCCTACGTCAGGCGCTGGGTGCCCGAGCTGGCCGATCTGCCCGACGACAGGATCCACGAACCGTGGACGCTGTCGGAGGAGGAGCAGGAGGACCTCGGCGTGATCATCGGTGAGGACTACCCGGCACCGATCGTGGACCACTCCGACGCACGGCAACGGGCGCTGGACTGGTGGAGCCAGGCCACCTGA
- the sepH gene encoding septation protein SepH, giving the protein MQALDLVGCTADMTHLVFVDPSTGERFRARLTTELITTLVEMLESSDDDRLRLLRGVTNAATHDVAVAPVDADAPSPAAALVSLGTLTVGQAPRAKLDGSASRLSPSEIQRLLRAGKAPESVAEQAGVSLDWVLRWFQPIAAEQRKVITSVLGGRQEREGFGLSDDLIGDSVRTNLLARDVEPDEDDVQWSASRPEGRPYWTVTLRFTEGERVRRATWRYDIGTGRVSPRDDLAVDLGWTAPITHPSPGRMHHSGSDPAPAPQDRAGPPPPPAPRPNRWAPPTPPSPRRQR; this is encoded by the coding sequence ATGCAGGCCCTGGACCTCGTCGGCTGCACCGCCGACATGACCCACCTCGTGTTCGTCGACCCGTCCACCGGCGAACGGTTCAGGGCGCGGCTGACCACCGAGCTGATCACCACGCTCGTGGAGATGCTGGAGTCCAGCGACGACGACCGGCTGCGGCTGCTCAGGGGGGTCACCAACGCCGCGACGCACGACGTGGCCGTGGCGCCCGTCGATGCCGACGCGCCCTCTCCGGCTGCGGCCCTCGTGTCGCTCGGCACGCTGACCGTCGGGCAGGCGCCTCGCGCGAAGCTGGACGGCTCGGCCTCGCGGCTGTCGCCGTCGGAGATCCAGCGCCTGCTGCGTGCCGGCAAGGCACCGGAGTCCGTGGCCGAGCAAGCAGGGGTGTCGCTGGACTGGGTCCTGCGCTGGTTCCAGCCCATCGCCGCCGAACAACGCAAGGTCATCACGTCGGTCCTCGGCGGCCGCCAGGAACGCGAGGGCTTCGGCCTGTCCGACGACCTCATCGGCGACTCGGTCCGCACCAACCTCCTGGCCCGCGACGTCGAGCCGGACGAGGACGACGTCCAGTGGTCGGCGTCCCGCCCCGAGGGGCGGCCCTACTGGACGGTCACGCTCCGATTCACCGAGGGCGAACGCGTCCGCCGCGCCACGTGGCGGTACGACATCGGGACGGGGCGCGTCAGCCCGCGCGACGACCTCGCGGTCGACCTCGGCTGGACCGCACCGATCACCCATCCCTCGCCCGGCCGGATGCACCACAGCGGCAGCGACCCCGCGCCGGCCCCGCAGGACCGCGCGGGCCCACCCCCGCCGCCGGCACCCCGACCCAACCGGTGGGCGCCACCGACCCCGCCGTCCCCGCGACGCCAGCGCTGA
- a CDS encoding M48 family metalloprotease: MTPSGKRSPLTTLWWVLAGLAVLAAVLGEVLRPIADAVGRADLEAAGVPSSILEEATAYRAGLRPLAIASLLLRVGVGLVVLRPAVRRRVAGRLRPRNDRRAVAGRRQLRPLVAGLLGGTVWVVSDLVRLPLQWLGLRASVDVGLSTQSTGEWLRDWGVVHGPYWLGVVAVVALVAWLVERRPRDWVPVAGLSLGLAGVVLVLVSPLLFEPLLLSFRPLDEPELRAHIDRLADRALGTAPDRVLVADASRRTTASNAYVSGLGGTRRIVLYDTLLADAPDEQVLAIVAHELAHDANRDLERTAAVILGGCVLAVAAVQLLFGRRLRDEDGRVRPEMAVPIVGLGLVLAVACTPLERWSSRRAESAADATALTLTGDPDTFVRMMVGLAERNLSEPDPPPWAVALWFSHPPVAERIARGLEAG, translated from the coding sequence GTGACGCCATCGGGGAAGCGGTCCCCGCTGACGACGCTGTGGTGGGTGCTCGCTGGACTGGCCGTGCTCGCCGCGGTGCTCGGCGAGGTCCTCAGGCCGATCGCCGACGCCGTCGGCCGGGCGGACCTCGAGGCCGCCGGAGTGCCGTCCTCCATCCTGGAGGAGGCCACCGCCTACCGCGCAGGACTGCGGCCGCTCGCGATCGCGAGCCTCCTGCTTCGGGTCGGGGTCGGTCTGGTCGTGCTGCGTCCCGCCGTCCGTCGTCGCGTCGCGGGACGGCTCAGGCCCCGCAACGACCGGCGTGCCGTGGCCGGGCGGCGTCAGCTCCGCCCGCTCGTCGCTGGCCTGCTCGGTGGCACGGTCTGGGTCGTCTCCGACCTGGTCCGGCTGCCGCTGCAGTGGCTGGGGTTGCGCGCGTCCGTCGATGTCGGGCTGAGCACCCAGTCGACGGGGGAGTGGCTTCGTGACTGGGGCGTGGTGCACGGTCCCTACTGGCTCGGCGTCGTGGCCGTCGTGGCGCTTGTCGCCTGGCTGGTCGAGCGTCGCCCGCGGGACTGGGTGCCGGTGGCCGGGCTGTCCCTCGGGCTGGCCGGCGTCGTGCTGGTCCTGGTGAGCCCGCTGCTGTTCGAGCCGTTGCTGCTGTCGTTCCGGCCGCTGGACGAACCCGAGCTGCGCGCCCACATCGACCGGCTGGCCGACCGGGCGCTCGGCACCGCGCCCGACCGTGTGCTGGTCGCCGACGCCTCCCGACGCACGACCGCCTCCAACGCCTACGTCTCAGGCCTCGGCGGCACCCGGCGTATCGTGCTGTACGACACCCTGCTGGCCGACGCGCCGGACGAGCAGGTGCTCGCCATCGTCGCCCACGAGCTGGCCCACGACGCCAACCGCGACCTCGAGCGGACGGCTGCCGTCATCCTGGGCGGCTGTGTCCTGGCCGTGGCTGCGGTCCAGCTGCTGTTCGGTCGCCGGTTGCGCGACGAGGACGGTCGTGTCCGCCCCGAGATGGCCGTCCCGATCGTGGGCCTCGGACTGGTCCTGGCCGTGGCCTGCACCCCGCTGGAACGGTGGTCGTCGCGTCGTGCGGAGTCTGCTGCGGACGCCACGGCGCTGACGCTCACCGGTGACCCGGACACCTTCGTCCGGATGATGGTCGGGCTCGCCGAACGAAACCTCTCCGAGCCCGACCCACCCCCGTGGGCCGTGGCGCTGTGGTTCTCCCATCCGCCGGTGGCCGAACGCATCGCCAGGGGCCTGGAGGCCGGGTGA
- a CDS encoding glycosyltransferase family 4 protein, translated as MSSSPSSSSADHQRAPRSLWVTNDFPPRSGGIEQFVANVVATLDPDGVMVLASPWEGDAAHDATLPYRVQRISRRPLLPTPGVVRAVNAAIAEHGAEVVVFGSAWPLAEMADRLDAPTVAITHGREAGMCRFGFSTLVRRLGRRSTVTTLLSDFTAERLEPVLAPLTRLHRLPGGVDTTVFTPDGPTMRDRHGLGDAPTVVCISRLVPRKGQDTLVRIWPRVQQAVPDARLLLVGTGPIGDALEEAVTAGGLGESVTFTGEVPWADLPAYYRTGDVFAMPCRTRLAGMDVEGLGLVFLEAQASGVPVVVGDSGGAPETVVHGRTGLVVDGDADEEVLSAVIDLLADEERRRTMGRAAVDHVRARWDWTVIGTQLRAAMDDAVHRRV; from the coding sequence ATGTCCTCCTCACCCTCCTCCTCGTCCGCCGATCACCAACGGGCACCACGCAGCCTGTGGGTGACCAACGACTTCCCGCCCCGGTCGGGTGGCATCGAGCAGTTCGTCGCCAACGTGGTGGCGACCCTCGACCCCGACGGCGTGATGGTGCTGGCCTCGCCGTGGGAGGGGGACGCGGCCCACGACGCCACGTTGCCCTATCGCGTGCAGCGCATCAGCCGTCGACCACTCCTGCCCACTCCCGGGGTCGTCAGGGCGGTCAACGCCGCCATCGCCGAGCACGGTGCCGAGGTCGTGGTGTTCGGGTCGGCATGGCCGCTGGCGGAGATGGCCGATCGGCTGGACGCACCCACCGTGGCCATCACCCACGGGCGGGAGGCAGGGATGTGCCGCTTCGGGTTCTCGACGCTCGTGCGTCGACTCGGGCGCCGCAGCACCGTCACGACCCTGCTGAGCGACTTCACGGCCGAGCGGCTGGAGCCCGTGCTCGCCCCGCTGACGAGGCTCCACCGGCTTCCCGGTGGGGTCGACACGACGGTCTTCACCCCGGACGGACCGACCATGCGGGACCGGCACGGCCTGGGCGACGCGCCGACGGTGGTCTGCATCAGCCGCCTGGTGCCTCGCAAGGGTCAGGACACCCTGGTGCGGATCTGGCCGCGGGTGCAGCAGGCCGTGCCGGACGCTCGCTTGCTGCTGGTCGGCACCGGGCCGATCGGTGACGCCCTCGAGGAGGCTGTCACGGCGGGTGGGCTGGGCGAGTCGGTCACGTTCACCGGCGAGGTCCCGTGGGCGGACCTTCCTGCCTACTACCGAACCGGCGACGTGTTCGCGATGCCATGCCGGACACGCCTCGCCGGCATGGACGTCGAGGGGCTGGGACTCGTGTTCCTGGAGGCGCAGGCGTCGGGAGTCCCGGTCGTCGTCGGCGACTCCGGTGGTGCTCCCGAGACGGTCGTGCACGGTCGCACGGGACTCGTCGTCGACGGTGACGCCGACGAGGAGGTCCTGTCGGCGGTGATCGACCTGCTGGCCGACGAGGAACGACGACGCACGATGGGCCGTGCGGCGGTCGACCACGTCCGGGCGCGATGGGACTGGACGGTCATCGGCACCCAGCTGAGGGCCGCGATGGATGATGCTGTCCACAGGCGCGTGTGA
- a CDS encoding permease: MSTPTKDSPAVRDPRPGTGLSTTRRVPALELLAIGLVGAVLLRPAMAGLFDDPALQTWSTIFVSITIQALPFLVLGVLVSGAIAAFVPASTLVRLMPTNPLFGVPMAGLAGAALPGCECGSVPIAGRLAQRGASPAAAFAFMLAAPAINPVVLAATAVAFPGRPDIVVARFVASLMAAVLVGWIWARFGDDDLLRTASGGEEASTPWTMFTTVAAHDFLHAGGWLVLGGMTAATLQVVVPRTVLDLLAGNEVVAILALGTLAVVLAICSEADAFVAVGLSQFSTTARLAFLVVGPAVDVKLVALQAGVFGRRFTARFAPLAFVVALGSAVVVGLAAGAITGNITWTEGIVVR; the protein is encoded by the coding sequence GTGAGCACCCCCACCAAGGACTCGCCGGCGGTCCGCGACCCTCGGCCCGGGACCGGGCTGTCGACGACGCGCCGGGTCCCTGCCCTGGAGCTGCTCGCGATCGGACTGGTCGGCGCGGTGCTGCTGCGGCCCGCGATGGCGGGCCTGTTCGACGATCCGGCCCTGCAGACCTGGTCCACGATCTTCGTGTCGATCACGATCCAGGCGTTGCCGTTCCTCGTCCTCGGCGTGCTCGTGTCCGGGGCGATCGCGGCCTTCGTGCCCGCCTCGACGCTCGTGCGGCTGATGCCGACCAACCCGCTGTTCGGGGTGCCGATGGCCGGTCTCGCGGGTGCGGCGCTGCCGGGCTGCGAGTGCGGATCCGTGCCGATCGCCGGACGGCTGGCACAGCGCGGCGCGTCGCCCGCTGCCGCCTTCGCCTTCATGCTGGCCGCGCCGGCCATCAACCCGGTCGTCCTCGCCGCCACGGCCGTTGCCTTCCCCGGCCGCCCCGACATCGTCGTCGCTCGGTTCGTGGCCTCCTTGATGGCCGCCGTCCTCGTGGGCTGGATCTGGGCGCGGTTCGGCGACGACGACCTGCTGCGCACCGCGTCGGGTGGGGAGGAGGCCAGCACGCCGTGGACGATGTTCACCACGGTTGCTGCCCACGATTTCCTCCATGCAGGCGGCTGGCTGGTCCTCGGCGGCATGACCGCGGCCACGCTGCAGGTCGTCGTCCCCCGCACCGTCCTCGACCTGCTTGCCGGAAACGAGGTCGTCGCGATCCTGGCGCTCGGCACCCTCGCGGTCGTACTGGCCATCTGCAGCGAGGCCGACGCGTTCGTGGCCGTCGGCCTGAGCCAGTTCTCCACCACCGCCCGGCTGGCCTTCCTGGTGGTGGGACCCGCCGTGGACGTCAAGCTCGTCGCGCTGCAGGCGGGAGTGTTCGGCCGACGGTTCACCGCGCGCTTCGCGCCGTTGGCGTTCGTCGTGGCGCTCGGGTCGGCGGTGGTCGTCGGCCTCGCCGCGGGTGCGATCACCGGCAACATCACCTGGACCGAAGGGATCGTGGTTCGATGA
- a CDS encoding TIGR03943 family putative permease subunit, with protein MDQRAQGALLLAVGGVAVRLGLSGAALDYIKPSYVPLLVVSGVVIGVLGVLVLARAIRALEDPDGDHHEHHADDHGHGHDHSSAPRVAWMLAAPLFAVLLVAPPPLGSFAANRQSGVVQQRTSVWPPLPDAVNGVVSLPLGEYAGRALYDPDLSLAGATVQLTGFVSEVLPDGFVLTRFALSCCAADGTAINVHVRSDQPAPPVDQWVEVTGTWENRDDHVIGELTTDPPLLAAESLRPVPQPDEPYET; from the coding sequence ATGGACCAACGGGCGCAGGGTGCGTTGTTGCTGGCCGTGGGCGGCGTGGCCGTCAGGCTCGGGCTGTCGGGTGCGGCGCTGGACTACATCAAGCCGTCCTACGTGCCGCTGCTCGTCGTGTCGGGCGTCGTGATCGGCGTGCTCGGTGTGCTGGTGCTGGCCCGCGCCATCCGGGCGCTGGAGGACCCCGACGGCGACCACCACGAGCACCATGCTGACGACCACGGGCACGGCCACGACCATTCCTCGGCGCCGCGAGTCGCCTGGATGCTCGCCGCCCCGTTGTTCGCGGTCCTGCTGGTGGCCCCGCCGCCGCTCGGCTCCTTCGCTGCCAACCGACAGTCAGGAGTGGTCCAGCAGCGCACGTCCGTCTGGCCCCCGCTGCCCGACGCCGTCAACGGGGTCGTGTCCCTGCCCCTCGGCGAGTACGCCGGTCGGGCGCTCTACGATCCGGACCTGTCGCTCGCCGGTGCCACCGTGCAGCTGACCGGGTTCGTCTCCGAGGTCCTCCCCGACGGGTTCGTGCTGACCCGGTTCGCGCTGTCCTGCTGTGCCGCCGACGGCACCGCCATCAACGTGCACGTCCGCAGCGACCAACCCGCCCCACCGGTCGACCAGTGGGTCGAGGTGACCGGCACGTGGGAGAACCGCGACGACCACGTCATCGGCGAGCTCACGACCGACCCACCCCTGCTCGCCGCGGAGTCCCTGCGTCCTGTCCCACAACCCGACGAGCCCTACGAGACGTGA
- a CDS encoding nuclear transport factor 2 family protein, whose product MSETLEVGAVVRRFLQARRRGPFELCELTRLLHEDATYVEVIDGEPLTVSGGNGIAELLQTVWARRGDDETMSIVRSGVTSDTTAVGHWRRVTADGTVVHGRDRYTVVDGLIVEIEVEEFATAAVPTYVRI is encoded by the coding sequence ATGAGCGAAACACTCGAGGTCGGCGCGGTCGTCCGCAGGTTCCTGCAGGCGCGGCGGCGTGGGCCGTTCGAGCTTTGCGAGCTGACGCGGCTCCTCCACGAGGACGCCACCTACGTCGAGGTCATCGACGGCGAACCCCTGACCGTCAGCGGCGGCAACGGCATCGCCGAGCTGCTGCAGACCGTGTGGGCACGTCGTGGGGACGACGAGACGATGTCGATCGTCCGCTCCGGGGTCACGAGCGACACGACCGCGGTCGGCCACTGGCGGCGCGTCACCGCCGACGGAACCGTCGTCCACGGTCGCGACCGCTACACCGTGGTCGACGGGCTGATCGTGGAGATCGAGGTGGAGGAGTTCGCCACCGCGGCGGTCCCCACCTACGTGCGGATCTGA